A single window of Luteipulveratus halotolerans DNA harbors:
- a CDS encoding IS30 family transposase produces the protein MSRPRRGRPPVPWERRRLFWEALAGGESVAVAAAAAGVSDQSGYVWLAQSGGIPPRVSESGGRLSLEDRAQLQWLLSQQPRPSLRAIAAQLGRAPSTITRELVRAGVDPKDPVGYQAARAQRLAQDNARAAGAARHAGRPLKLSPGSRLWAEVVSGLKQRHSPEQIAHRLRTDFPDDPEMRVSHETIYQALYVQGRGSLRAQVGDALRSGRARRIPRGAARAGKHAKIVGMVNISERPAEADDRAVPGHWEGDLIIGAGNQSAIGTLVERSTRFVMLLHLPNGHTAEQVEQAMTAKIMTLPEHLRRSLTWDQGSEMARHASFSLATGIPVYFCDPRSPWQRGSNENTNGLLRQYFPKSTDLSLHGPGILDNVAAELNGRPRKTLGWATPAEKLNKLLNQQNVA, from the coding sequence ATGTCTCGTCCTCGTCGTGGGAGGCCGCCGGTGCCGTGGGAGCGGCGTCGGCTGTTCTGGGAGGCGTTGGCCGGTGGTGAGTCGGTCGCGGTCGCGGCGGCCGCGGCGGGCGTGTCCGATCAGTCGGGGTATGTGTGGTTGGCCCAGTCCGGTGGTATTCCTCCGAGGGTGAGTGAGTCCGGTGGGCGCCTGAGCCTGGAAGATCGAGCACAGCTGCAGTGGTTGCTCTCACAGCAGCCGCGTCCGTCGTTGCGGGCGATCGCGGCGCAGCTGGGGCGGGCGCCCTCGACGATCACCCGGGAGCTGGTCCGGGCCGGGGTCGATCCGAAGGACCCGGTCGGTTATCAGGCCGCGCGGGCGCAGCGCCTGGCGCAGGACAACGCGCGGGCCGCCGGCGCGGCCCGGCACGCGGGTCGGCCGTTGAAGCTGAGCCCGGGGAGCCGGTTGTGGGCCGAAGTAGTCTCGGGGCTGAAACAGCGGCATAGCCCTGAGCAGATCGCTCACCGGCTGCGCACGGACTTCCCTGACGATCCGGAGATGCGGGTGTCGCACGAGACGATCTACCAGGCGCTGTACGTCCAAGGGCGTGGCAGCCTGCGCGCGCAGGTCGGTGACGCGTTGCGGTCCGGGCGGGCCCGGCGGATCCCGCGCGGCGCGGCTCGGGCCGGCAAGCACGCGAAGATCGTCGGGATGGTCAACATCAGCGAACGTCCTGCCGAGGCCGATGACCGGGCCGTGCCCGGCCACTGGGAGGGCGACCTGATCATCGGCGCTGGCAACCAGTCAGCGATCGGGACCCTGGTCGAGCGATCGACCCGGTTCGTGATGCTGCTGCACCTGCCCAACGGGCACACCGCCGAGCAGGTCGAGCAAGCCATGACCGCCAAGATCATGACCCTGCCCGAACACCTACGCCGGTCACTGACCTGGGACCAGGGCAGCGAGATGGCCCGGCACGCCAGCTTCAGCCTCGCCACCGGCATCCCGGTCTACTTCTGTGACCCGCGCTCACCCTGGCAACGCGGCAGCAACGAGAACACCAACGGCCTGCTACGCCAGTATTTCCCCAAGAGCACCGACCTGTCCCTGCACGGCCCCGGCATCCTGGACAACGTCGCAGCAGAGCTCAACGGCCGCCCCCGCAAGACCCTCGGCTGGGCCACCCCAGCCGAGAAGCTCAACAAGCTCCTCAACCAGCAAAACGTTGCGTAA
- a CDS encoding elongation factor G, with amino-acid sequence MASLNLGVVAHVDAGKTSLTERLLFEAGVIDAVGRVDDGSTQTDSLALEQQRGITIRSAVVSFVVGGTTVNLIDTPGHSDFIAEVERVLGVLDGAVLVVSAVEGVQAQTRVLMRALQRLRIPTVIFVNKVDRVGADPERVLGELRSRLSPAVVPYADDHLLSEECVEALDDDNLLAAFIEGTATAADAREVLAYKATRASAYPVLVGSAVTGQGVRDLMAALPEVLPSREGASDEPLHARVFKVERGEARERVAYVDVRRGALRVRDRVEVGGERSKVTAVRVFRDGSSVPSDVASAGDVAQVWGLSGVRIGDEIGCGTSKLADFHFAPPSLETVVDVVDSADRTAMFAGLTELAEQDPLIGLRRDDVRGEVAVSLYGEVQKEVIASMLADEYGVDVTFRETTTICIERPVGAGAAVEVIDVDPNPFLATVGLRVEPGPVGSGVRFELGVELGSMPPAFFAAVEEAITETFREGLHGWQVADCVVTMTDSGYWARQSHAHGTFDASMSSTAGDFRRLTPLVLMEALRQAGTVVCEPMHRFELEVPEWGLSAALSLLATVRAVPLETEPRGSAYLVSGDVPAAQVHGLQQRLPSVTSGEGVLTTVFDRYEPARSAVADRPRVQANPLDRRGYLVDLGRWHG; translated from the coding sequence TTGGCATCACTCAACCTGGGCGTCGTCGCGCATGTCGACGCCGGTAAGACCAGCCTGACCGAACGGCTTCTCTTCGAGGCCGGTGTCATCGACGCCGTCGGTCGCGTCGACGACGGGTCGACCCAGACCGACTCGCTCGCGCTCGAGCAGCAGCGCGGCATCACCATCCGGTCCGCCGTCGTGTCGTTCGTCGTCGGCGGCACGACGGTCAATCTCATTGACACTCCTGGCCATTCGGACTTCATCGCCGAGGTCGAGCGGGTGCTCGGCGTGCTCGACGGCGCCGTGCTCGTGGTGTCCGCGGTCGAGGGTGTGCAGGCGCAGACCCGGGTGCTGATGCGTGCTCTGCAACGCCTGCGCATCCCGACGGTCATCTTCGTCAACAAGGTCGACCGGGTCGGTGCCGACCCCGAGCGGGTGCTCGGCGAGCTGCGCTCCCGCCTCTCGCCGGCCGTCGTGCCGTACGCCGACGATCACCTTCTGTCGGAGGAGTGCGTCGAGGCGTTGGACGACGACAACCTGCTGGCGGCCTTCATCGAAGGCACGGCGACTGCCGCCGACGCTCGAGAAGTGTTGGCATACAAGGCGACCCGGGCGTCGGCGTACCCCGTGCTGGTCGGCTCGGCGGTCACAGGTCAGGGCGTGCGTGACCTCATGGCCGCCCTGCCCGAGGTGCTCCCGAGTCGTGAGGGCGCGAGCGACGAACCGCTGCACGCACGAGTCTTCAAGGTCGAGCGCGGCGAGGCTCGCGAGCGGGTGGCGTACGTCGACGTCCGGCGCGGTGCGCTGCGAGTGCGCGATCGGGTCGAGGTCGGCGGTGAGCGCTCGAAGGTCACAGCCGTCCGGGTCTTCCGCGACGGGTCGTCGGTGCCCTCCGACGTGGCCTCAGCAGGGGACGTCGCTCAGGTGTGGGGGCTGTCCGGGGTGCGCATCGGCGACGAGATCGGTTGTGGCACAAGCAAGCTGGCGGACTTCCACTTCGCGCCGCCGTCGTTGGAGACCGTCGTCGACGTGGTTGACAGCGCGGACCGCACCGCGATGTTCGCCGGGCTCACCGAGCTCGCCGAGCAGGACCCTCTGATCGGGCTGCGCCGCGACGACGTCCGTGGCGAGGTCGCCGTGTCGCTCTACGGTGAGGTGCAGAAGGAGGTCATCGCCTCGATGCTGGCCGACGAGTACGGCGTCGACGTGACCTTCCGTGAGACAACTACGATCTGCATCGAGAGGCCGGTGGGCGCCGGTGCTGCGGTCGAGGTGATCGACGTCGACCCGAACCCGTTCCTCGCGACGGTCGGGCTGCGCGTCGAGCCGGGGCCGGTGGGCAGCGGCGTGCGGTTCGAGCTCGGGGTCGAGCTGGGGTCGATGCCACCGGCGTTCTTCGCGGCCGTCGAGGAGGCGATCACGGAGACGTTCCGTGAAGGGCTGCACGGGTGGCAGGTCGCGGACTGTGTTGTCACCATGACCGATTCGGGCTACTGGGCGAGGCAGAGCCACGCGCACGGCACGTTCGACGCGAGCATGTCGAGCACGGCGGGCGACTTCCGTCGGCTCACCCCGCTGGTGCTCATGGAGGCGCTCCGGCAGGCCGGGACGGTGGTGTGCGAGCCGATGCACCGGTTCGAGCTGGAGGTGCCCGAGTGGGGCCTCAGCGCGGCGTTGTCACTGCTCGCGACCGTGCGAGCGGTGCCGCTCGAGACCGAGCCGCGCGGGTCGGCGTACCTCGTCAGCGGCGATGTCCCGGCGGCTCAGGTGCACGGGCTGCAGCAGCGGCTGCCGTCGGTGACGAGCGGTGAGGGAGTGCTGACGACGGTGTTCGACAGGTACGAGCCGGCGCGGTCCGCGGTCGCGGATCGCCCTCGGGTGCAGGCGAATCCGCTCGACCGGCGGGGCTATCTCGTCGACCTCGGCCGCTGGCACGGCTGA
- a CDS encoding SRPBCC family protein: MSQQTAVATEAPTERLEAQRTIAAEPHEIFAVLTDPQGHVAIDSSGMLQSADGERVEQVGDTFVVHMDREALGDLPMGRYDVTVTITTYEHDVEIAWTILGTVRPQIGHVYGYRLEPTDDGESTVVTSYYDWSDTSDEWRESGIFPVIPQSALRGTLGILERAVVRGYPQESPRES, from the coding sequence ATGAGCCAGCAGACCGCCGTCGCGACCGAGGCGCCCACCGAGCGCCTCGAGGCGCAGCGCACCATCGCCGCCGAACCTCACGAGATCTTCGCCGTGCTCACCGACCCGCAGGGGCACGTGGCCATCGACAGCTCGGGCATGCTCCAGAGCGCCGACGGCGAACGCGTCGAGCAGGTCGGTGACACGTTCGTCGTCCACATGGACCGTGAGGCGTTGGGCGACCTGCCGATGGGCCGGTACGACGTCACCGTCACCATCACGACCTACGAGCACGACGTCGAGATCGCCTGGACGATCCTCGGCACCGTCCGCCCGCAGATCGGCCACGTCTACGGCTATCGGCTGGAGCCGACCGACGACGGTGAGAGCACCGTCGTGACGTCTTACTACGACTGGTCCGACACCAGTGACGAGTGGCGTGAGAGCGGCATCTTCCCGGTCATCCCGCAGAGCGCGCTGCGCGGCACGCTCGGCATCCTGGAGCGGGCGGTCGTGCGCGGCTACCCGCAGGAGTCTCCCCGCGAGTCCTGA
- a CDS encoding MFS transporter, with amino-acid sequence MPSATASQTLTWRGVPRPVRVLVLARTVNRLGAFSMAFLGLLLTRHLGASLTTAGVVLAAFGLATVPSRLAGGRLADRIGRRRTIVLGLVGCAVSQLWIAASPTVASAAVAAVAFGLAYEIYEPASQAIIADVSAPEDRPAAYALLQASMAVAGVLAGGIAAAVSSLDLRLLFVIDAASCLACAAIVRAYLPAGEVTAPAYDAVPVRPWRDTRLLLLLGVGSVLATIYMLLVMALPLTLDARGLPSWHLGVLLAASAVTGVAVTPFVPVLTAGRDSFATMRAAYVVLAVGLVAYAYADRLSLFLVGTVVCGAAEVLLLGHGMALAAGLAPEHGRAAYLAVFGLSWGVATTLAPLLGTQLLDRGGPVAAWLLPAAAALACAWAQPALRRRLTPSHDACEG; translated from the coding sequence ATGCCGTCAGCCACAGCCTCGCAGACGCTCACCTGGCGCGGAGTCCCTCGGCCCGTCCGCGTGCTCGTCCTCGCGCGGACCGTCAACCGGCTCGGCGCGTTCTCGATGGCCTTCCTCGGGCTGCTGCTGACCCGGCACCTGGGCGCGAGCCTCACGACCGCAGGGGTGGTCCTCGCGGCGTTCGGGCTGGCGACCGTGCCGTCGCGGCTGGCCGGTGGCCGGCTGGCCGACCGGATCGGCCGACGCCGCACGATCGTGCTCGGCCTGGTCGGGTGCGCCGTGAGCCAGCTGTGGATCGCCGCCTCGCCGACGGTTGCGAGCGCGGCGGTGGCCGCTGTCGCCTTCGGGCTCGCCTACGAGATCTACGAACCCGCGAGCCAGGCGATCATCGCCGACGTCAGCGCACCCGAGGACCGGCCGGCGGCGTACGCGCTCCTGCAGGCCTCGATGGCCGTCGCCGGGGTGCTCGCCGGAGGCATCGCCGCCGCCGTCAGCAGCCTCGACCTGCGGCTGCTGTTCGTGATCGACGCGGCCAGCTGCCTGGCCTGCGCGGCCATCGTGCGCGCGTACCTGCCCGCGGGAGAGGTGACGGCGCCGGCGTACGACGCGGTCCCCGTCCGGCCCTGGCGCGACACCCGGCTCCTGCTGCTGCTCGGGGTCGGGTCCGTGCTCGCCACGATCTACATGCTGCTGGTCATGGCGCTACCGCTGACCTTGGACGCCCGCGGGCTGCCGTCGTGGCACCTCGGTGTGCTGCTCGCGGCCTCCGCGGTGACGGGCGTCGCGGTCACACCGTTCGTGCCCGTGCTCACGGCCGGGCGCGACAGCTTCGCGACGATGCGTGCGGCGTACGTCGTGCTCGCGGTCGGGCTCGTCGCCTACGCGTACGCCGACCGGCTGAGCCTGTTCCTCGTCGGCACCGTCGTCTGCGGTGCGGCGGAGGTGCTGCTGCTCGGTCACGGCATGGCGCTCGCCGCCGGGCTGGCCCCCGAGCACGGGCGGGCGGCGTACCTCGCGGTGTTCGGGCTCTCGTGGGGAGTCGCGACGACGCTCGCGCCGCTGCTCGGCACCCAGCTGCTCGACCGGGGCGGTCCGGTCGCCGCCTGGCTGCTGCCCGCGGCCGCCGCGCTGGCGTGCGCCTGGGCACAGCCGGCCCTGCGCCGACGCCTCACGCCGTCTCACGATGCGTGCGAAGGGTGA
- a CDS encoding CGNR zinc finger domain-containing protein, whose translation MRFDSHVVRLLAAAEQLVNALTPGGDRGKPYDAPEGRDLRTAVETALRSDGYAPRVTAAQAERFLALAGRLREVFVAADASDLTRAARLVNALLDETGPRPRLDDHDGELHLHFHGSDPELYAGWAPGVAAGLAMALGSDMGGRLGVCEAPGCDRVYVDASKNSGRRFCSTRCQSRVKAAAHRERAKG comes from the coding sequence GTGCGTTTCGACAGTCATGTGGTGCGGCTGCTCGCGGCGGCCGAGCAGCTCGTCAACGCGCTGACCCCCGGCGGTGACCGCGGCAAGCCGTACGACGCCCCCGAGGGCCGCGACCTGCGTACGGCCGTCGAGACAGCGCTGCGCTCCGACGGCTACGCGCCACGGGTCACGGCGGCTCAGGCCGAGCGCTTCCTCGCGCTGGCGGGCCGGCTGCGCGAGGTGTTCGTCGCCGCCGACGCGAGCGACCTCACTCGCGCGGCACGACTGGTCAACGCCCTGCTCGACGAGACCGGCCCGCGTCCGCGCCTCGACGACCACGACGGCGAGCTGCACCTGCACTTCCACGGGTCCGACCCCGAGCTGTACGCCGGATGGGCGCCCGGCGTCGCCGCCGGCCTCGCGATGGCCCTCGGCAGCGACATGGGCGGCCGGCTCGGCGTGTGCGAGGCGCCCGGCTGCGACCGCGTCTACGTCGACGCGTCCAAGAACAGCGGCCGCCGGTTCTGCTCGACCCGCTGCCAGAGCCGGGTCAAGGCCGCCGCCCATCGCGAGCGCGCCAAGGGGTGA
- a CDS encoding MFS transporter — protein sequence MTEHHGLDRPTRPAGGLTVLLAATFLSFIDYAALLPVVPLWAAGGGAFGVAVGATTGAMMAATVATQLAMPWLLRVLSLRAMFVAGAVLLGVATPLYLASDALAPVLAITVVRGIGFAFVVISGATLVAHLAPPGRLASASSLYGVAAALPNLAALAGGVWAVETWGFDAVFWVAAATSLVGAVVALGLPAGVRSSFTLVAGGDLGRIAVTIVLFVLSSAAFGAVTTFVPLAGPSAGLAAATLLAASIALVCGRLGAGVLGDRLGSGRVLLVAVVVAAAGLALMAVSLTSRAPVLLAGAALLGLGFGAAQNDSFVDTIDGLGREHTGTASTIWNVAYDGGFGIGAIALGGVVGRYGYDQAFLGLAVVMAALAALAACAGGGGRRTRDPSPSPGR from the coding sequence GTGACCGAGCACCACGGACTCGACCGACCGACGCGGCCCGCGGGCGGGCTCACCGTCCTGCTCGCAGCGACGTTCCTGTCGTTCATCGACTACGCCGCGCTGCTGCCGGTCGTGCCGTTGTGGGCTGCAGGCGGTGGTGCGTTCGGTGTCGCGGTCGGTGCCACGACCGGCGCGATGATGGCCGCGACCGTCGCCACCCAGCTCGCGATGCCCTGGCTGCTGCGGGTGCTGTCCTTGCGCGCGATGTTCGTCGCGGGCGCCGTGCTGCTCGGCGTCGCCACACCGCTCTACCTCGCCTCGGACGCGCTCGCACCGGTGCTCGCGATCACGGTCGTGCGCGGCATCGGCTTCGCGTTCGTCGTGATCTCGGGCGCCACGCTCGTCGCGCACCTCGCACCGCCCGGCCGACTCGCCTCGGCGTCCTCGCTGTACGGCGTCGCCGCGGCTCTCCCCAACCTGGCGGCGCTCGCCGGAGGCGTGTGGGCCGTCGAGACGTGGGGCTTCGACGCGGTGTTCTGGGTGGCGGCGGCGACGTCGCTGGTCGGTGCGGTCGTCGCCCTGGGTCTGCCGGCCGGCGTACGCAGCAGCTTCACGCTCGTCGCCGGCGGCGATCTCGGCCGGATCGCGGTGACGATCGTGCTGTTCGTGCTGTCGTCGGCCGCGTTCGGCGCGGTGACGACGTTCGTGCCCCTCGCCGGTCCGAGTGCAGGTCTCGCGGCGGCCACGCTGCTGGCCGCGTCGATCGCGCTCGTGTGCGGTCGCCTCGGCGCGGGCGTGCTCGGCGACCGTCTCGGCTCCGGGCGGGTGCTGCTCGTCGCGGTCGTGGTCGCGGCAGCGGGACTCGCGCTGATGGCCGTCTCCCTGACCTCGCGCGCGCCCGTGCTGCTCGCGGGCGCCGCGTTGCTCGGCCTCGGGTTCGGCGCCGCTCAGAACGACTCGTTCGTCGACACGATCGACGGGCTCGGCCGTGAGCACACCGGCACCGCGAGCACGATCTGGAACGTCGCGTACGACGGCGGGTTCGGCATCGGCGCCATCGCCCTCGGCGGCGTGGTGGGGCGTTACGGGTACGACCAGGCGTTCCTCGGCCTGGCGGTCGTGATGGCCGCGCTCGCGGCACTGGCGGCGTGCGCGGGCGGCGGCGGTCGTCGTACGCGCGACCCCTCGCCCTCACCCGGCCGATAG
- a CDS encoding pirin family protein — protein MPAVTVDNILTLPRVTEPDVTARSRAVRSVTTAPRGFEGEGFPVHRAFAGVDMAALDPFIHMDQMGEVEYAAGEPKGTPWHPHRGFETVTYMIDGVMEHQDSHGGGGVIKDGDTQWMTAGSGLLHIEAPPEEVVMKGGLFHGTQLWVNLPSHQKMSDPRYQDIRGGEVALLSTPDGGALLRVIAGEVDGHSGPGITHTPISVVHATVAPGARARLPWRPDFNALVYVLSGDGYVGSERRPIGSGQLAVFGPGDVIEVGASDRQESRHPSLEVLVLGGRPIREPVAAYGPFVMNTREELIQAFEDFEAGKLGTIPSEPHPGHDVL, from the coding sequence ATGCCTGCCGTGACCGTCGACAACATCCTGACTCTGCCGCGCGTGACCGAGCCCGACGTCACCGCGCGCTCCCGGGCCGTCCGGTCCGTCACGACCGCCCCGCGTGGCTTCGAGGGGGAGGGCTTCCCGGTGCACCGCGCGTTCGCGGGGGTCGACATGGCCGCCCTCGACCCGTTCATCCACATGGACCAGATGGGTGAGGTCGAGTACGCCGCGGGCGAGCCCAAGGGGACGCCGTGGCACCCGCACCGTGGGTTCGAGACCGTGACCTACATGATCGACGGCGTCATGGAGCACCAGGACTCCCACGGTGGTGGCGGCGTCATCAAGGACGGCGACACCCAGTGGATGACCGCCGGCTCGGGGCTCCTGCACATCGAGGCGCCGCCGGAGGAGGTCGTCATGAAGGGCGGCCTGTTCCACGGCACTCAGCTGTGGGTCAACCTGCCCAGCCACCAGAAGATGTCCGACCCGCGCTACCAGGACATCCGCGGCGGCGAGGTCGCGCTGCTCAGTACGCCGGACGGCGGCGCCCTCCTGCGCGTCATCGCCGGTGAGGTCGACGGGCACTCCGGCCCTGGCATCACGCACACGCCGATCTCGGTCGTCCACGCGACGGTCGCACCGGGCGCGCGGGCCCGGCTGCCGTGGCGGCCCGACTTCAATGCACTCGTCTACGTGCTGTCAGGTGACGGCTACGTCGGCTCCGAGCGGCGGCCCATCGGCAGCGGCCAGCTCGCGGTGTTCGGGCCTGGCGACGTCATCGAGGTCGGCGCGTCCGACCGGCAGGAGTCGCGCCACCCGTCCCTGGAGGTGCTGGTGCTGGGCGGCCGCCCGATCCGCGAGCCCGTGGCGGCGTACGGGCCGTTCGTCATGAACACCCGCGAGGAGCTGATCCAGGCGTTCGAGGACTTCGAGGCCGGCAAGCTCGGCACGATCCCGAGCGAGCCGCACCCCGGCCACGACGTGCTCTGA
- the ahpC gene encoding alkyl hydroperoxide reductase subunit C, which translates to MSLINTPIKPFKATAFRNGSFVDVTEADVKDKWAIFFFYPADFTFVCPTELGDLAEQYDELQRLGVEVFSVSTDTHFTHKAWHGSSETIGKIQYAMIGDPTLAISRNFEILREDEGLADRGTFLVDPDGIIQFTEVTAEGIGRNATELVRKVKAAQYVRNHPGEVCPAAWEEGEETLAPSLDLVGKI; encoded by the coding sequence TTGTCTCTCATCAACACCCCGATCAAGCCCTTCAAGGCGACCGCTTTCCGCAACGGCAGCTTCGTGGACGTGACCGAGGCCGACGTCAAGGACAAGTGGGCGATCTTCTTCTTCTACCCGGCCGACTTCACGTTCGTCTGCCCGACGGAGCTGGGCGACCTGGCCGAGCAGTACGACGAGCTGCAGCGCCTGGGCGTCGAGGTCTTCTCCGTCTCGACCGACACCCACTTCACCCACAAGGCGTGGCACGGCTCGTCCGAGACCATCGGCAAGATCCAGTACGCCATGATCGGCGACCCGACCCTCGCGATCTCGCGCAACTTCGAGATCCTGCGTGAGGACGAGGGCCTGGCCGACCGCGGCACCTTCCTGGTCGACCCCGACGGCATCATCCAGTTCACCGAGGTCACCGCCGAGGGCATCGGCCGCAACGCCACCGAGCTCGTCCGCAAGGTCAAGGCTGCGCAGTACGTGCGCAACCACCCGGGCGAGGTCTGCCCCGCCGCCTGGGAGGAGGGCGAGGAGACCCTCGCCCCGAGCCTGGACCTCGTCGGCAAGATCTGA
- the ahpF gene encoding alkyl hydroperoxide reductase subunit F, which translates to MLDANLTAQLKAYLEKIQQPIVLRASLDDGAKSTELRGLLDQIAGLSDQVSAEYDGDAARRPSFDIVRAESPDVAVTFAGIPLGHEFTSLVLALLQVGGHPSKEAVETIEQIQALEGEHHFETFFSLSCQNCPDVVQALNLMAILNPGITHTAIDGGVYPDEAKSREVLAVPTVFKDGEVFGQGRMTLEEILGKVDSGAAERAASALEDSDPYDVLVIGGGPAGAAAAIYAARKGIRTGIVAERFGGQTLDTMAIENFVSVSQTEGPRFAADLERHVNDYEVDIVKSQRAAELVTETDDAGHLGVRLDSGPTLRGKTIVLATGARWRTMDVPGEDDYRNKGVTFCPHCDGPLFKGKPVAVIGGGNSGVEAAIDLAGLASHVTLIEYAGQLGADEVLQRKVRSLDNVDVILSARTTEVLGDGSKVTGLTYESRTDGAVGKLDVSGVFVQIGLLPNTEWLKESVAVTKHGEIEIDAAGLTNVPGVFAAGDCTTTPYKQIVVATGAGSTAALSAFDHLIRS; encoded by the coding sequence ATGCTCGACGCCAACCTGACCGCCCAGCTCAAGGCGTACCTGGAGAAGATCCAGCAGCCGATCGTGCTGCGCGCCTCGCTCGACGACGGTGCCAAGTCGACCGAGCTGCGCGGCCTGCTCGACCAGATCGCCGGCCTGTCCGACCAGGTCAGCGCCGAGTACGACGGTGACGCGGCCCGCCGCCCGTCGTTCGACATTGTGCGCGCCGAATCTCCTGACGTGGCAGTCACTTTCGCGGGCATCCCGCTGGGCCACGAGTTCACCTCGCTGGTGCTCGCACTGCTGCAGGTCGGCGGCCACCCCTCGAAGGAGGCCGTGGAGACGATCGAGCAGATCCAGGCTCTCGAGGGCGAGCACCACTTCGAGACGTTCTTCTCGCTGTCCTGCCAGAACTGCCCCGACGTCGTGCAGGCGCTCAACCTGATGGCGATCCTCAACCCGGGCATCACCCACACGGCGATCGACGGCGGCGTCTACCCCGACGAGGCCAAGTCGCGCGAAGTCCTCGCCGTACCCACGGTGTTCAAGGACGGCGAGGTGTTCGGCCAGGGCCGCATGACCCTCGAGGAGATCCTCGGCAAGGTCGACTCCGGTGCGGCCGAGCGCGCAGCGTCCGCGCTGGAGGACTCCGACCCGTACGACGTGCTCGTCATCGGTGGCGGCCCCGCCGGCGCAGCAGCGGCAATCTACGCGGCGCGCAAGGGAATTCGTACGGGCATCGTCGCCGAGCGGTTCGGTGGTCAGACCCTCGACACCATGGCGATCGAGAACTTCGTGTCCGTGTCACAGACCGAGGGCCCGCGCTTCGCGGCCGACCTCGAGCGGCACGTCAACGACTACGAGGTCGACATCGTGAAGTCGCAGCGCGCGGCCGAGCTGGTGACCGAGACCGACGACGCCGGCCACCTCGGCGTACGCCTCGACTCGGGCCCGACCCTGCGCGGCAAGACGATCGTGCTCGCGACGGGTGCGCGTTGGCGCACGATGGACGTGCCGGGCGAGGACGACTACCGCAACAAGGGCGTGACGTTCTGCCCCCACTGCGACGGCCCGCTGTTCAAGGGCAAGCCGGTCGCAGTGATCGGCGGCGGCAACTCCGGTGTCGAGGCCGCGATCGACCTCGCCGGCCTCGCGTCGCACGTCACGCTCATCGAGTACGCCGGTCAGCTCGGCGCCGACGAGGTGCTGCAGCGCAAGGTCCGTTCGCTCGACAACGTGGACGTCATCCTGAGCGCGCGCACCACCGAGGTGCTCGGCGACGGCTCGAAGGTCACCGGCCTGACGTACGAGTCGCGCACCGACGGTGCCGTCGGAAAGCTCGACGTGTCAGGCGTTTTCGTGCAGATCGGGCTGCTGCCCAACACGGAGTGGCTCAAGGAGTCGGTCGCGGTGACCAAGCACGGTGAGATCGAGATCGACGCCGCCGGCCTGACCAACGTGCCCGGCGTGTTCGCGGCCGGTGACTGCACGACGACGCCGTACAAGCAGATTGTCGTCGCGACCGGTGCCGGCTCGACGGCGGCGCTGAGCGCGTTCGACCACCTGATCCGCAGCTGA
- a CDS encoding DUF4396 domain-containing protein, which translates to MRRLDPMAASATLHCLTGCSIGEIVGLMIGTHNGWSNLPTTVLSIALAFVFGYSLSALPVVLGGLSVGAALKLVLAADTLSIAAMELVDNAVMNVIPGAMDAGLDRPLFWVSMAIALTAAFAAAYPVNVYLMSRGKGHALTHEFMGHDHAAMDHAAPAGRGGRAPQGEPAAPAGRGGRAPQGEPVSRPDDEHHGHEHAAPDRLQRRTSWTGPSASTLAVGIAGFLLGGLVVSAGAQVQDDAPAPPSHSTPTAH; encoded by the coding sequence ATGCGACGACTCGACCCCATGGCCGCGAGCGCCACGCTGCACTGCCTCACCGGATGTTCCATCGGTGAGATCGTCGGCCTGATGATCGGCACCCACAACGGCTGGTCCAACCTGCCGACGACCGTGCTGTCGATCGCGCTGGCGTTCGTCTTCGGCTACTCGCTGTCGGCGCTGCCCGTGGTGCTCGGCGGCCTGAGCGTCGGCGCCGCGCTCAAGCTCGTGCTCGCCGCCGACACGCTGTCGATCGCGGCGATGGAGCTGGTCGACAACGCCGTCATGAACGTCATCCCGGGCGCCATGGACGCCGGCCTCGACCGGCCGCTGTTCTGGGTGTCGATGGCGATCGCGCTGACAGCAGCCTTCGCGGCGGCGTACCCGGTCAACGTCTACCTCATGAGTCGCGGCAAGGGCCATGCGCTCACGCACGAGTTCATGGGCCACGACCACGCCGCGATGGATCACGCCGCTCCCGCTGGTCGAGGAGGGCGAGCCCCCCAGGGCGAGCCCGCCGCTCCCGCTGGTCGAGGAGGGCGAGCCCCCCAGGGCGAGCCCGTCTCGAGACCAGATGACGAGCACCACGGCCACGAGCACGCGGCACCGGACCGGCTGCAGCGTCGTACGAGCTGGACCGGGCCCAGCGCGTCCACCCTGGCCGTCGGGATCGCGGGCTTCCTGCTCGGCGGGCTCGTCGTGTCGGCCGGGGCGCAGGTGCAGGACGACGCGCCCGCGCCGCCCTCGCACTCGACGCCGACCGCTCACTGA